The Jiangella sp. DSM 45060 genome contains the following window.
GTCGACGAGGTCGTCGCGCGGGTGGCGGACGCGACCGGCTGGCGGCCGGACGAGATCGTCGTCCATGCCACCCACAACCACTCCGGCCCCGGCACCGTCGAGAACGTCGGCTGGGGCGCGCCGGACGAGCTGTACGTCGCGCGGCTGCCCGAGCGGATCGCGGCGGCCTGCGTCGACGCGGTCCGTGGGCTGGCGCCGGCGACGGTGCGGCACGCCGTCGTCCCGCTGGACGGGTTCGCGCACAACCGGATGCTGCCGCGGCGCGGGCTGACGAACGCGCGGGCGCTGGACGGCAGCTGGACCGAGCCGGACCCGTCGCTGCTCGACGAGGGCGTGCACGTGCTGCGGGTCGATCACGACGGCGCGCTGGCCGGCTTCGTCGCGTCGTACTCGTGCCATCCGGTGATCTGCTGCGAGTCGACGTCGGCCGTGCACGGCGACTACCCGGGCGAGGCGCTGCGGCTGGTCGAGGCGGCGCACCCCGGGGCGACCGGCGTGTTCCTGCAGGGCGCGCTCGGCGACCTCAACCCGCTGTACGCGCACGGCCCGGAGGACGAGTCGATGGTCGCGCTGGAGCTGTTCGCCGGCCGGTTCGCCGACGCCGTGCTCTCCGGGCTGGGGTCGGCCGCGCCGCTCGAGGACGACGCCGTCGCCGTCGTCAAGGCGGAGATCCCGTACGAGCTGGCCCCCTACGACCTCGACGAGCTGCGCAAACGCCGCGACGAGGGCGACGACGTCACGTACCTGTCGCTGCGGCGGACCGTCGCCGCGCTGGAGGACGGCCGCGACGTGCGCCGTCCGCTCTGGGTGCACGCGCTGCGGCTGGGCCCGCTCACGCTGCTCGGCTACAACGTCGAGGTCTTCCACGGCATCAAGCGGCGGCTACGCGACGCGCTGGGCGAGCACTGCCTGGTGCTGTCGACGACGAACGGCTGGCTCGGCTACGCCCCGACGCACGACGCGTACGAGCCGCCGGCCGACCCGTACCCCGCGTACGAGGTGCCGATCATCGCCTGTCACCTGCCGTTCCGGCCGGACATCGAGGACGACCTCGTGGCGGCCGGGGTGCGGGCGGCCGGGCGGCTCGGCGCCGACCCGCAGTGGTGGCGTGGCGCCGTCGTCTACGAGTGCCACCTGCCCAGCTTCCGCGACGGGTCCGGCGACGGCATCGGCGACCTGGATGGGCTGATCGAGGGCCTCGACTACCTGCGCGACCTCGGCGTCGACGCCGTCTGGACCGGGCCGTTCTACCGGTCGCCGCTGCTCGACCAGGGCTTCGACGTGGCCGACTACCTCGATGTCGAGCCGGTGTTCGGGACACTGGCGACGTTCGACCGGTTGATCGAGGCCGCCCACGAGCGGGGCATCCGCGTCATCGTCGACTACATCCCGAACCACACGTCCGACCAGCACCCGTGGTTCGTCGCGTCGCGCTCGTCGCGGGACGACCCGAAGCGCGACTGGTACGTGTGGCGCGACCGGCCGAACAACTGGACCAGCGAGGCCGGCGGGTCGGTGTGGGAGTACGACGCGCCGACCGGGCAGTACTACCTGCACTCGCACCTCGTCGAGCAGCCGGACCTGAACTGGCGCAACCCCGAGGTCCGCAAGGCGCTGCTGGACGTGCTGCGGTTCTGGCTGGACCGGGGCGCCGACGGCGTGCGGATCGACGTCGCGCACATGCTCATGAAGGACCCCGAGTTCCGCGACAACCCGCCGGCGCCCGGCGGGAACCACAACGAGTTCGACCTGCAGCACCCCGACTTCGGCACGCAGCTGCACGTGCACGACCGCCGGCACCCGGACACGTTCGCCGCGCTGGCCGAGATCCGCGCCGTCGCCGACGAGTACGCGGGCCGCGTCACCATCGCGGAGATCGAGGCGATGCCGTGGGCGGACTGGGCCGAGTACTACGCCGCGGGCATGCACCTGCCGTTCCCGTTCCGGTTGCTGGAGACGCACTGGCGGGCCGACCTGCTGCGCTCCGAGCTGGAGGGACTGTACGCGGCCATGCCGGACGGCGCCTGGCCGATCGTCGCGCTGGGCAACCACGACCGCGTCCGGCTGGCCACCCGGCTGGGCCCGGCGCAGGCGCGGGTAGCCGCCGTCCTGCTGCTGACGCTGGCCGCGACGCCCTGCCTGCTCTACGCCGACGAGCTGGGCCTGACCGACCAGCCGGTGCCGGTCGAGCGGCAGCGCGACTACTTCGCGCGCACCCACGGCGGCGTCAGCCGGGACCCGTCGCGCACCCCGCTGCCGTGGACCGGCGGCGTCAACGGCGGCTTCTCGTCCGCCGCCGAGCAGGACCTGTGGCTGCCGGTGTCGCACGACGTGGCTCGGCTGAACGTCGAGGCGCAACTGGCCGACCCGGCGTCGATGCTGCGGCTGTACCGGGCGCTGGCCCGGCTGCGGCACGCGTCACCGGCGCTGCGGCGCGGGTCGATCGCCTTCGCCGGCGGCACCGAGTCCGTGCTCGCCTACACCCGCGTGGCGGGCGGCGACCGGAAGCTCGTCCTGCTCAACCTGACCGACCGGCCGGCGACGACGCCGGTGGCGGTGAGCGGACGGGTGGTGCTGTCGACGGTGCCCGGTACCGAGACGCCGCGGGTCGTCGCGGGGGAGTTCGAGCTGGCCGCCGGTGAGGCGGTCGTCATCGACGTGGAGAGGGACCATGCGGATCACTGACATCAAGGCGGCCGGGCTGCGCGGCGCCACCCCGAAGGGCGGCTGGGCACGTGAGCTGGACCCCGACGACAACGTCCACACGCTGGTCGCCGTGCACACCGACGAGGGGGTCGTCGGCATCGGCAGCGTGTTCTCCAGCGAGGCGCTGGTGCGGGCGGCGCTGGACCAGCTGCGTCCGCTGGCCGTCGGCACCGACCCGCGCGAGCCGGACCGCGTCAGCCAGACCCTGCACGAGCACACGTTCTGGCTCGGCCGCGGCGGCGCCGTCACGCACGCCGTCAGCGGCATCGACATCGCGCTGTGGGACATCCTCGGCCAGGTCGCCGGGCTGCCGGTGAGCACGCTGCTGGGCGGGCGGTACCGCGAGCGGGTCCGGCCGTACGCGTCGGTGCTGATGGACGACCCGCCGGTGCTCAAGGACGACCTCGCCCGGCTGGTGGCGCTCGGCTTCACCGCGTTCAAGATCGGCTGGGGCTCGTTCGGCCGGGCGAGCGACGCCGTCGACGAGGAGATCGTGCGGGCCGCCCGCGAGACCGTCGGGCCGGACGCCCTGCTGGCCGTCGACGCCGGCGGGTCGGACGCGTTCTGGTCGCGCGGGCTGTCCTGGGCGGTGCGGACGACGGACATGCTGGCCGGCTACGACGTCGCCTGGTTCGAGGAGGCGCTGCGCCCGGACGACGTCGACGGGTTCGCCGCGCTGCGGCGGCGCTCGCGCGTCCCGATCTCCGGCGGCGAGGTCCTGACCCGGCGGCAGGACTTCCACCGCTTCCTCACCGCGGGCGCGTTCGACATCGTCCAGCCCGACACCACCAAGGGCGGCGGGCTGTCGGAGTCGCGCCGGGTGGCCTGGCTCGCGGCCGAGTTCGGCGTCGCGTTCATCCCGCACGGCTGGAACACCGCCGTCGGCCTCGCCGCCGACCTGCACCTGGCCGCGGCGCTGCCCGGCACCGAGCTGGTCGAGTACAAGACCGGGTCGGCCTACATCGACGAGCTGGCCGCGGGCGGTTTCGCGCTGGACGCCGACGGCCTGCTGCCGGTGCCGTCGACGCCGGGGCTGGGGCTGCGGCTGGACCCGGACGCGCTGGACCGGTACGCGCCGGGCAACACCCTGCTCACCCCGGAGCCCGGCCGATGACCGCCGTCGCGCTGCCGGCCGTGCTGGGCGGCTCGCCGGTCGTGACGGCCGCGAACGACCCGGTCTGGCCTGAGGTGAGCGGCGTCGAGAGCGCCTTCCTCGCCGAGGTGACCGAAGGTGGGCAGTGGGTCGGCTACGCGAACCATCCGGCGAAGTGGCGGGCGGTGCTCGAGCAGGTGGTCGCCGACACCACCGGCTACCGCTACGGCGTCGGCCAGCCCAACGGCACGCTGGCGATCGCGAGCGGGCTGCGGGCGCAGCTGCTCGCGCGCGGGGCGTCCTGGGCGCGCGGCCGCGACGAGGTGCTGGTCGCCGACCTCACGCACGCGTCGGCGCACCACGGCGTGACGCTCGGGGTGGCGGCCCAGCTCGGCCGGGCGCCGCGGCTGGTGCCGGTCCCCGCCAAGCTGGACGCGACGATGGACGAGGACGTGGTGGCGTCCTACCTCGCTTCCCACGCCGATCGCGTGCTGGCCGTCGTCCCCGCGACGATGTACGGCAACTTCGGCGCGATCGACCGGTTCGCCGCGCTGGGCCGCGAGCACGACGTCGTCGTCCACCACGACAACGCGCTGGGCGGCGCGGCCCGCTACGACGGCGACGGTGCCCCGACGGCGTCGCTGTCCGGCCAGGGCGGCGGCAAGGCGGCGCCGTCCTGCGAGGGCGGGCTGACACTGACCGACGACCCCGAGCTGGCCGCGCTCATGCGGGCCGACACCGACTGCGGCACCGGCCCCGGCCGGCTCGACCCGATCCCGTACGCCGAGGTCGGCCCGATGATGGCCGGCAACCAGCGGATGGGTGAGCAGCCGGCCGCGTTGCTGCTGGTGCAGTGGCTGCGGGCGCTGCACGCCCGGCTGGTGATGCGCGAGAACCGCCGCTTGATCCGGCTGCTGATCGACGACTCCTCGGTGTTCCCGGAGCCGGTGCTGTGGAACCCGCCGCCGGACGCCGAGTACCCGCCGTTCTTCGCGCTGTACCTGTCCTGCACCGACGCGCTGGAGTCGTCGCTCGGGCTGACGCCGAAGGACCTGCGGGTGACGCTGGCCGCCGAGGGCATCTGGGCCGAGGCCGGGTTCACGCCGACCCACCTGGACCCGGCGTGGCGGCAGTGGGCCGACGGCGTGCCGCTGTCGTACGAGCTGTCGGCGCGGGTGGTCGAGCGGGCGGTGTTCGTGCACACCAAGTTCCTGCGCGACCCGCGGTTCCCGGACGTGCTGGCCGAGATCTTCCGCCGGGTCGTCGCGCACCGGGATCGGCTGCGCGGCATCGGGGAGGGGCGTCCGGAACCGGTGTGGTGAGCGGCTACCCGGGCGGCCTCGGCCTTCTCGGCCGTCCGCCGGGTAGCCGCCGGGCGGCCTCGGCCATCCGCCCGGGTAGCCGCCGGGCGGCTTCGGCCGCCTCGGCCGTCCGCCCGCGCCGAGCGAGTCTGTCGGTGCCCGCCCGTAGGGTGGGCACCCTCCCTTGAGGGGCGGGCCATACCTACCTCGCTACCGCGACGGCTTCGGCGGCTTCGGCGGGAGCGAGCCGGCGAGGGCGGCGCCGCGGCCGACCCAGCGGCGCAGGTCGTCGTCCTCGGCCAGGGCGGCGGCGTCGACCACCAGCCAGCCCCTCATCGGCCGCCCGGTCAGGTCGAACGGCTTCGCGCCGGGCTCGCCGAGCGCCGCCTCGTGTTCGTCGGCGGGCAGCCGGACCATGAGGTCGTCGTGGTGGACGCCGCAGGCCAGGTTGCCGTTGACCAGGAACGCGAGGCCGCCGAACATGCGCTTCTCGGTGACGTCGAGGCGCTCGGCGACGAGGTCGCGGATGCGGGCGGCCAGCCCTTCGTCGTAGGCCATGCCCACAGACTGCCACCGGAGCGGCGCGGCGGTCGCAGGGCGCTGATCCTGGAAAGGTCTTCCAGGCGATGCCGCCCAGCATGAGCGGTTTCAGAGGATGACGGACGCATTGACATGAAACGTCGTTCTCTGTTGCATGGCGGGCACCCCGACCGAGGAGGTTCGATGTCGCTCCGAGCTCTCCGCCGACGGCCCGTGGTCGCCGCCGTCGCCCTGATCCTGCCGTTCCTCATCCCCGCCGCGGTGCAACAGGCCGCCGCAGAGAACGTCGCGCCGGAACCCGTCGCGGCGCTGCCCAACCCGTCGTTCGAGGAGCTGGACGGCGACCGCCCGGCCCAGTGGATCCTCGACGAGACCCGCGCCCAGACGCTCGCCGTCGTCGACACCGCCCGGACCGGCGAGCGGGCCGTCGAGATCACCAACCCCAGTGGCCAGGCGATCGCGCTGCGCAGCACGCCGGTGACGACCCGGCCGGGCGCAACCGTCACCGGGTCGGTCTGGTACCGCAGCGTGAGCGGCACCGCCGCCTGGTTCTACCTCGAGTTCTGGAACGCGGCCGGAACCCGCATCACCGAGCGCCACGTCATGCCCGCCCCCGCCGCCGACTGGACCCAGACGACGGTGTCGGCCACGGCGCCGAACGGCACGGTCGCCGCCACCGTGCTGCTGTACGGATCGTCCACGACGACTGGCGTGAGCCTCGCCGACGACGCCGCGCTCGATACCGGCTACGCGCCGCCCGACCCCGACATCGGCACGCAGGTGCAGCTCTTCCACGACCTCGACCGCGTCGCGTCGATGGATCAGGTGGGCCGGGTGGTGCACGAGGCCGAGACGACGGAGCAGCCGCTCATCACTCCGACCGAGCCGTGGGAGTCGGACAACGTCTACGTGTACGGCACCGCCATCGTCGACGACGGCGTCCACAAGCTCTGGTATCACGCGTACAACCGCGAGATCGGCGACTACTTCACCCTCTACGCGACGTCGCCCGACGGCCGCACCTGGACGAAGCCGTCGCTCGGGCTGGTCGAGTACGACGGCTCGACGGACAACAACATCGTCGGCACCATGCACAGCCCGACGGTGATCAAGGACGCGGCCGACCCCGACCCGGACCGCCGCTACAAGATGCTCGCGTTCGAGTACGGCCCCGATCGCGGCTACACCGTCTACTTCTCGCCCGACGGGCTGCGGTGGACGCCGTGCGACTGCAACCCGGTCGACGACGGCGCGGACGTCGCGAACATGTTCCACGACCCGAACACCGGCCTGTACACGGTGACGTGGAAGCAGCCGCACACCGACGGCCGGCGGGCGGTGTTCCTGTCGACCAGCAGCGACTTCGAGACCTGGACCGAGCCGGAGCTGATCTTCGAGGCCGACGAGCGCGACCAGCAGCAGGCCGTCGGCAACGGGCTGGAGAACGCGCAGGTCTACGGCATGCCGGTGGTGCCGTACGAGGGCCGTTACGTGGGCTTCCCGTGGATGTACTCCTACGCCGGGGCGGGCGAGGCGGGCACCGCCGGCGACGGGCCGATCGACGTCCAGCTGGCCTTCAGCGACGACCTGCGCGCCTGGCAGCGCGACGACCGCCGCCCGGTGATCCCGCGCGGGGTGCCCGGATCGTGGGACTACGGCATGGTGTTCACGTCCAGCGGGCTGATCGAGTCCGGCGACGAGCTGCTGCTCTACTACGGCGCGTGGAACGGCTGGCACGGCACCACCGACCGGCAGGCCGCCGTCGGGCTGGCACGGTGGCGCCGCGACGGGTTCGCCTCGCTGGTCAACGGCGGCGACCGGCCCGGCACGGTCACCACGACGCCGTTCGTGGTGACCGGCGACGAACTGCGGCTCAACGCCGCGCTGGACAAGCGCGGCTCGCTGCGGGTGGAGGTCCTGGACGAGAACGGTGTGCCGATCCCCGGGTTCGGCGCCGACCAGGCCCGCCCGATCATCGGCGACCGCGTCGATCACCTGGCCCGCTGGCGGGTCGGGGTGTGGCCCGATCTCGAGGGCCGCACGGTGTCGCTGCGCTTCCACCTCGACGGCGGCGACCTGTACTCGTACCGCCAGCAGGACGCCGGCTGAGCCTGGGGCGCGTCGTGGGCGCGGCCGGCCGCCCACGACGCGCCCGATAGGTTCGGGTCATGAGCAGGGTGTTGTGGCACGTGACGATGTCGGTCGACGGTTTCATCGCCGGGCCGGAGCACGGCATGGACTGGGTGTTCGAGCAGCCGGCGCCGCCGGAGGCCTCGTCCGACGTCGCGCCGCGGGTCGGCGCCATCCTCAGCGGCCGGCACACCTACGACGTCGGGCAACGCGACGTCGGCAAGGGCAGCGGCGAGGCGTTCGAGGGCGCGTGGTCCGGCCCCGAGTTCGTGCTGACGACGCACCCGCCGGCCGAGCCGCTGCCGGCCGGGTCGCCGACGTTCCTGTCCGGCGACATCGGTGCCGCCGTGGCGACGGCGCGGGCCGCGGCCGGCGACGGCGACCTGCTGGTGCTCGGCGCCGACGTCGTGCTCCAGTGCGTCGAGGCCGGGCTGGTCGACGAACTGCTGGTGCACATCGCGCCGCTGCTCCTGGGCGACGGCGTCCGGCTCTACGGCGGGCCGGGCCGCGGCCGCGTCGACCTCGAACTCGTCGAGGCCACCGGGACGGTGCTGCGCTACCGGGTGCTCGGGACCTGACCAGCTGGTAGGCCGCCGCGCTTGGCGGCGCCGGGCGGGAGGCCGACGACGCGCTTGAAGGCGCGGGCGAAGGCGGCCTCGGAGCGGTAGCCGAGCCGCCGCGCCAGCTGCGCCGCCGTGGCCTGCTCGGAGCGCAGCGCGTCGAGCGCGAGGTTCATCCGCCACGTCGTCAGGTACTGCATGACCGGCTCGCCGACCACCTTGGTGAACCGGTCGGCGAACGCCGAGCGCGACATCGCCAGCTCGGCCGCGAGGCCGGCCACCGACCAGTCGCGGTCGGGCTGCTTGTGGATGAGTGAGATGGCCCGGCCGATCTGCTCGTCGTGCAGCGCGCCGAGCCAGCCGGTGCGGGCGGCGGGGTCGGTCTCGAGCCACGCCCGGATGGCCTGGATCACCAGGATGTCGCCGAGCCGGGTGATGACCTCCTCGCCGCCGGGCCGCAGGTGCTGCGCCTCGGCCGACATCAGCCGCAGCGTGCTGTGCATCCACTCCTGCTGCGGTGACCCGCCGACGTCGACGTGGATGGTCTCGGGCAGCGCCTCGACGAGCTTGCGCGCGGCCGGGTGGTCGAACCGGACGGCGCCGCAGATCAGCGTGGTCGGGTCGCCGCCACCGCCGTGGCGGATGAGCTCGTACCGCTCGGTGGCGGTGACGCGTTCGAGGTCCATGACGTTCGGCGCGGGCGCGCCGGGCGCGCCGAGGATCAGGTGCCCGCGCCCGTGCGGGACCAGCGCCAGCTCGCCCGGGAGCAGTGCCCGCGGCGGCCCGTCCTCGGTCTGCAGCCAGGCCGGTCCCGACGTCACGATGTGGAACCAGATGTGGCCCGGCATCGCCGGCATCGTCATGCCCCAGGGGGCGCTCAGTTCGGAACGGCAGTAGAACGCGCCGTTCATGCGCATCTGGTGCAGCGCCTCGCCGATCGGGTCGGTGGGCGCCCAGAGGTCCGGCGTCGTCGTCATGACCCGAGTATCCACCTCATGCTCAGACATCCAGGGCGACTGGACGAACGAGCATGAACGGCGGCTGTGCAGTCATAGATCCACCGGGTTAGCGCTGCTTGACTGGACGACAAGCAAGCACACACCGACTCAGGGAGCACATCATGAACGCCACCACCCTCGTCCTCGGCGGCACCGGCAAGACCGGCCGCCGGGTCGTCGAGCGCCTGACGGCTCGCGGCGCGGACTTCCGCGTCGGGTCGCGGTCGGCGCAGATCCCGTTCGACTGGACCGACCGCTCGACCTGGCCGGCCGCGCTGGCCGGTGTCGGCCGGGTCTACATCGCGTATTACCCCGACATCGCCATCCCCGGCTCCGCCGGCCTGGTCGGGGAGCTGGCCGAGGTCGCCCGCGAGGCCGGCGTCCAGCGGCTGGTGCTGCTGTCCGGGCGTGGCGAGGAGGAGGCCGAGGCCACCGAGAAGGTCGTGCAGGCGTCCGGGCTGGAGTGGACGATCGTCCGCTGCTCCTGGTTCAACCAGAACTTCGACGAGGGCTACCTGCTCGACCCGATCCTCGCCGGCGAGGTCGCGCTGCCGGCCGGCGACGTGCCGGAGCCGTTCGTCGACGCCGACGACATCGCCGACGTCGCCGTGGCGGCGCTGACGGAGGACGGCCACGCCGGCGAGGTGTACGAGCTGACCGGGCCGCGGATGCTGACGTTCGCCGAAGCGGTCGCCGAGATCGCGAAGGCCAGCGGGCGCGAGATCGCCTTCATCCCGCTGGCGCACGAGGACTACCTCGCGGCACTGGCGGACGCGGACCTGCCGCCCGAGGTCGCCTGGCTGGTCGGCTACCTGTTCGGCGAGGTCCTCGACGGCCGCAACGCGCACCTGAGCGACGGGGTCCAGCGGGCCCTGGGCCGCACGCCGAAGGACTTCACCGACTACGCCCGCGACGCCGCCGCCCGCGGCGCGTGGACCGCCTGACCACACCCCACCGAGAAGCAAAGGAGACCCGGCCATGTCGGACCGCATCGAGACCACCGCCACCGTCATCGCGATCACCGGCAGTGCCCTCATGGCCGGGATGTGGTTCTTCTGCTCCGTCGCGCTGATGCCGGCGCTGGCGAACCGCCCCGTTCCCGAAGCGATCGCCGCGATGCGGGAGATCAACGTCGTCATCCTCAACCCGCTGTTCGGGCTGGCCTTCGGCGGGACCGCGCTGGTCTCGCTCGGCCTGACGGTCGCGACGTTCCTCCGGCTGGACCGGCCGGCGTCCGGGCTGCTGCTGGCCGCCGCGCTCGTCATCCTCGTCGGGACCTTCGTCGTGACGATGGCGTTCAACGTCCCGCTCAACGACCAGCTCGCCGCCGTCGACCCGGGCAGCGCCGCCGCGGCCGACGTCTGGGAGCGCTACCTGTCCCGCTGGACCGCCTGGAACCACGTAAGGCTGGTCAGCTCGACGGCGTCGGTGGTGCTGTTCGCGACCTACCTCATCCGGCGCTGAGCTCGACGTCGAGCTCGCCATGGCCCGCCAGCCACTCGACCGCCTCGCGGACCGCCTCCTCCGGCGCGTACCGCGGGGCGTAGCCGAGTGTGCGGCGGGCCTTGTCGATGGACGCGAACTGGCTGCGCGACAGGTGGTCCCAGCTCTGCTCCGCGTACTCGGGCGTCGTGCCGGCGCGGAACTCGTCCCAGCCGACGAACTCCAGCGCCGGCTCGCGGCCGAACCACGACGCCGCGTAGCCGGCGAACCCGCGGACGGTCAGCGCCGACGGCGCCGTGACGTGGAACGCCTGGCCGGCCGCGGCGTCGCGTCGCTCGATCGCCAGCTGGAAGCCCTGCGCGACGTCGTCGGCGTGGACGTGGTGCAGCAGCTCGGCCCCGATGCCGGGGACGGCCAGCGGCGCGCCGGACGCGAGCGCCGTCCACACCGCCGGGTCGAGGTTGCCCAGCGGGTTGATCGGGTGCCAGCCCGGCCCGCTGATGTGGCCCGGGTGCAGCGACGTCGTCACCAGCCCGCCGCGTGCGGTCTCGTCCAGCAGCAGCCGCGCGATGGCCGCCTTCTGCACGCCGTACTCCCCGAACGGGACGGTCTCGCTGTCCTCGTGCAGCGGGATCGACCGGCTCGGCCCGTGCATCCAGATCGACCCGCAGTGCACGAGGTGCGCCACCCGCCCGCGCAGCCCGTCGACCAGCTGGCGGGCCGACTCCTCGGTGAAGCACACCATGTCGACGACGACCTCCGGCGCGAGGTCCGCGACCCGGCCGGCGAACGTCCCGGCGCGGTCCTCGGCCTCGCGGTCGACCGTCAGCTGCTCGACCTGCGCCCACGCCGGATGCTCGGCGTACGGCTGCCGCGTGCCGCGGCTGAGGTTGACGACCTGGTGCCCGGCGGCGACCAGCCGCGGGATCAGGTATGTGCCGACATGACCGGTCCCGCCGACGACGACGATGCGCATGCGCCCATCATGGCCGTCTAGGGTCGTCGTCATGAAGGCGCTGCGGGCGGTCGATGTCAGGGGTGTGTGGGGGACGGTGCTGCTGCCGCTCGGCGGCCGCGGCGCCGTCGACTGGGCCCGGCTGGCCGCGCAGGTCGACACGCTGGTCGCCAGCGGCGTCGACGGCGTCTACGCGCACGGCACGGCGGGCGAGTTCCACGCCATCGACGAGGCCGAGTTCGACCACGTCAACGAGGTGGTGGCGACGCGGTGCGAAGCGGCCGGGCTGCCGTTCCAGCTGGGCGGCTCGCACCCGGCGACGCCCGTCATGCTGGACCGGGTGCGCCGGGCGGCCGCGCTGGAGCCGGGCGCCGTCCAGGTGATCCTGCCCGACTGGGTGCCGCTGAACGACGACGAGGTGGTGCGCTTCCTGGCCGGCGCGGCCGAGGCGGCGGGGCCCGTGCCGCTGGTGCTCTACAACCCGCCGCACGCGAAGACGCCGGTCGGGCCGGAGCTGCTGGCCCGCGCGGCCGCCGCGACGCCGTCGCTCATCGGTGTCAAGATGGCCGGCGGCGACGACGGCTGGTACGCCGCCATGACGCCCCTGGCAGCCGATCTCTCCGTCTTCGTGCCCGGCCACCTGCTGGCGACGGGCCTCGCCCACGGCGCGCACGGCAGCTACTCCAACGTCGCCGCGATGTCGCCGCGCGGCGCCGTCGCCTGGTACCGCATGATGACGACGGACCCGCGGGGCGCGCTGGACGTCGAGGCGCGCATCGCCGAGTTCTTCCGCCGCCACATCGCGCCGCTGCAGGCCGCCGGGCTGTCCAATCCGGCGCTCGACAAGTTCCTCGCCACCGTCGGCGGCTGGGCCGACATCGGCACGACGCTGCGCTGGCCCGCGTCGTCGGCGCCGGACGACGCCGTCGGGCCGGCCCGTGCCGACGCGAACCGGCTGCTCCCGGAGCTGTTCCCGGCCTGATCGCAGCGGCTACCGTGGCCGGATGCTGGAAGCCGCGGGCGTCACCGCCGTCGAGGAGCAGGTGTACGGCGCCCTCGTCGACTCGCCCGCCGACACCGCGGCCGCCATCGCGACCCGGCTCGGGCTGTCGTTCGACGAGACCACGGCGGTGCTCGCGTCGCTCGAGGCGAAGGGGCTGATGAGCCGCACCGCCGACCGCACGCCGCGGTTCCTGGCGACGCCGCCGGACATCGCGATCGAGCCGCTGATCC
Protein-coding sequences here:
- a CDS encoding neutral/alkaline non-lysosomal ceramidase N-terminal domain-containing protein, which gives rise to MTLRIGFGRTDLTPPLGVELAGFGPFLRRRATSVHAPLYARAVAVTGPGAGSGGGRWVLVSCDLLGVSAAVVDEVVARVADATGWRPDEIVVHATHNHSGPGTVENVGWGAPDELYVARLPERIAAACVDAVRGLAPATVRHAVVPLDGFAHNRMLPRRGLTNARALDGSWTEPDPSLLDEGVHVLRVDHDGALAGFVASYSCHPVICCESTSAVHGDYPGEALRLVEAAHPGATGVFLQGALGDLNPLYAHGPEDESMVALELFAGRFADAVLSGLGSAAPLEDDAVAVVKAEIPYELAPYDLDELRKRRDEGDDVTYLSLRRTVAALEDGRDVRRPLWVHALRLGPLTLLGYNVEVFHGIKRRLRDALGEHCLVLSTTNGWLGYAPTHDAYEPPADPYPAYEVPIIACHLPFRPDIEDDLVAAGVRAAGRLGADPQWWRGAVVYECHLPSFRDGSGDGIGDLDGLIEGLDYLRDLGVDAVWTGPFYRSPLLDQGFDVADYLDVEPVFGTLATFDRLIEAAHERGIRVIVDYIPNHTSDQHPWFVASRSSRDDPKRDWYVWRDRPNNWTSEAGGSVWEYDAPTGQYYLHSHLVEQPDLNWRNPEVRKALLDVLRFWLDRGADGVRIDVAHMLMKDPEFRDNPPAPGGNHNEFDLQHPDFGTQLHVHDRRHPDTFAALAEIRAVADEYAGRVTIAEIEAMPWADWAEYYAAGMHLPFPFRLLETHWRADLLRSELEGLYAAMPDGAWPIVALGNHDRVRLATRLGPAQARVAAVLLLTLAATPCLLYADELGLTDQPVPVERQRDYFARTHGGVSRDPSRTPLPWTGGVNGGFSSAAEQDLWLPVSHDVARLNVEAQLADPASMLRLYRALARLRHASPALRRGSIAFAGGTESVLAYTRVAGGDRKLVLLNLTDRPATTPVAVSGRVVLSTVPGTETPRVVAGEFELAAGEAVVIDVERDHADH
- a CDS encoding mandelate racemase/muconate lactonizing enzyme family protein, coding for MRITDIKAAGLRGATPKGGWARELDPDDNVHTLVAVHTDEGVVGIGSVFSSEALVRAALDQLRPLAVGTDPREPDRVSQTLHEHTFWLGRGGAVTHAVSGIDIALWDILGQVAGLPVSTLLGGRYRERVRPYASVLMDDPPVLKDDLARLVALGFTAFKIGWGSFGRASDAVDEEIVRAARETVGPDALLAVDAGGSDAFWSRGLSWAVRTTDMLAGYDVAWFEEALRPDDVDGFAALRRRSRVPISGGEVLTRRQDFHRFLTAGAFDIVQPDTTKGGGLSESRRVAWLAAEFGVAFIPHGWNTAVGLAADLHLAAALPGTELVEYKTGSAYIDELAAGGFALDADGLLPVPSTPGLGLRLDPDALDRYAPGNTLLTPEPGR
- a CDS encoding DegT/DnrJ/EryC1/StrS family aminotransferase: MTAVALPAVLGGSPVVTAANDPVWPEVSGVESAFLAEVTEGGQWVGYANHPAKWRAVLEQVVADTTGYRYGVGQPNGTLAIASGLRAQLLARGASWARGRDEVLVADLTHASAHHGVTLGVAAQLGRAPRLVPVPAKLDATMDEDVVASYLASHADRVLAVVPATMYGNFGAIDRFAALGREHDVVVHHDNALGGAARYDGDGAPTASLSGQGGGKAAPSCEGGLTLTDDPELAALMRADTDCGTGPGRLDPIPYAEVGPMMAGNQRMGEQPAALLLVQWLRALHARLVMRENRRLIRLLIDDSSVFPEPVLWNPPPDAEYPPFFALYLSCTDALESSLGLTPKDLRVTLAAEGIWAEAGFTPTHLDPAWRQWADGVPLSYELSARVVERAVFVHTKFLRDPRFPDVLAEIFRRVVAHRDRLRGIGEGRPEPVW
- a CDS encoding TfoX/Sxy family protein, with protein sequence MAYDEGLAARIRDLVAERLDVTEKRMFGGLAFLVNGNLACGVHHDDLMVRLPADEHEAALGEPGAKPFDLTGRPMRGWLVVDAAALAEDDDLRRWVGRGAALAGSLPPKPPKPSR
- a CDS encoding dihydrofolate reductase family protein, which translates into the protein MSRVLWHVTMSVDGFIAGPEHGMDWVFEQPAPPEASSDVAPRVGAILSGRHTYDVGQRDVGKGSGEAFEGAWSGPEFVLTTHPPAEPLPAGSPTFLSGDIGAAVATARAAAGDGDLLVLGADVVLQCVEAGLVDELLVHIAPLLLGDGVRLYGGPGRGRVDLELVEATGTVLRYRVLGT
- a CDS encoding AraC family transcriptional regulator; translated protein: MTTTPDLWAPTDPIGEALHQMRMNGAFYCRSELSAPWGMTMPAMPGHIWFHIVTSGPAWLQTEDGPPRALLPGELALVPHGRGHLILGAPGAPAPNVMDLERVTATERYELIRHGGGGDPTTLICGAVRFDHPAARKLVEALPETIHVDVGGSPQQEWMHSTLRLMSAEAQHLRPGGEEVITRLGDILVIQAIRAWLETDPAARTGWLGALHDEQIGRAISLIHKQPDRDWSVAGLAAELAMSRSAFADRFTKVVGEPVMQYLTTWRMNLALDALRSEQATAAQLARRLGYRSEAAFARAFKRVVGLPPGAAKRGGLPAGQVPSTR